A part of Acidimicrobiales bacterium genomic DNA contains:
- a CDS encoding SDR family NAD(P)-dependent oxidoreductase translates to MRDFSEKVAVVTGGASGIGEGLAEALLGAGATVVLADIEAGVLDDTVKRLGELGPVSAVVTDVSNPDSVEACARHVYETHGVCHLLFNNAGVGGGGVAKPWNWTPNDWKWCFGVNVFGVGYCVASFVPRMIAGGQEGWIVNTSSTDGGFQPLPDLGVYASSKAALTSYTECLANALINEGTQLRAAVFYPGGDGLLETRLWNSGRNRPPELAREHPHVDQQWDYQEVKGRILSSGGKVADLVGQGRIVLDGIRAGRFVIGLDTASGAELLRERAERTGRGELPTVQRGGVFD, encoded by the coding sequence ATGCGCGACTTCTCGGAGAAGGTGGCGGTGGTCACTGGCGGCGCCAGCGGCATCGGGGAGGGCCTGGCCGAGGCTCTGCTCGGAGCGGGCGCGACCGTCGTCCTGGCCGACATCGAGGCCGGCGTCCTCGACGACACCGTGAAGCGGCTGGGGGAGCTCGGCCCGGTCTCGGCTGTCGTCACCGACGTGTCGAACCCGGACTCGGTCGAGGCATGCGCCCGCCACGTGTACGAGACCCACGGCGTGTGCCACCTGCTGTTCAACAACGCCGGGGTGGGCGGAGGCGGGGTGGCCAAGCCGTGGAACTGGACGCCCAACGACTGGAAGTGGTGCTTCGGCGTCAACGTCTTCGGCGTCGGATACTGCGTGGCGTCGTTTGTGCCGCGCATGATCGCCGGCGGTCAGGAGGGGTGGATCGTCAACACGTCCTCGACCGACGGGGGCTTCCAACCCCTCCCCGACCTGGGCGTGTACGCCTCATCGAAGGCGGCGCTGACCTCGTACACCGAGTGCCTGGCCAATGCGCTGATCAACGAGGGGACCCAGCTGCGGGCGGCGGTCTTCTATCCGGGAGGAGACGGGCTCCTCGAGACGCGGCTGTGGAACAGCGGACGCAACCGGCCCCCGGAGCTGGCTCGCGAGCATCCGCACGTCGACCAGCAATGGGACTACCAGGAGGTGAAGGGCCGCATCCTGTCGTCCGGAGGCAAGGTCGCCGATCTGGTGGGCCAGGGCCGGATCGTCCTCGACGGCATCAGGGCGGGTCGTTTCGTCATCGGACTCGACACGGCATCGGGTGCAGAGCTGCTGCGCGAGCGGGCCGAGCGCACCGGGCGCGGGGAGCTTCCCACGGTCCAGCGCGGCGGCGTGTTTGACTGA